One Mercurialis annua linkage group LG3, ddMerAnnu1.2, whole genome shotgun sequence DNA window includes the following coding sequences:
- the LOC126671486 gene encoding S-adenosylmethionine decarboxylase proenzyme, whose translation MAASAIGFEGYEKRLEISFFELGMFVDPEGKGLRALSKAQLDEILGPAECTIVDSLSNDDVDSYVLSESSLFVHSYKIIIKTCGTTKLLYAIPPILKLAETLSLKVKSVRYTRGSFIFPGAQSFPHRSFSEEVAVLDGHFGKLSAGSTAYIMGGFDSPQKWHVYSASAECTITSDPVYTVEMCMTDLDREKASIFYKNKSASAAAMTVDSGIRKILPNSKICDFEFDPCGYSMNAIEGAAISTIHITPEDGFSYASFEMVGYNPKEVNLSQLVRRVLSCFKPSQFSIAVHADVAGQRLVQTCSLDVKGYCRGESSFEELGMGGSIVYQKFDMTTGDIGSPRSTLKCCWKEDESEDDY comes from the coding sequence ATGGCTGCCTCTGCAATTGGTTTTGAAGGTTATGAGAAAAGACTAGAAATATCATTTTTTGAGCTTGGCATGTTTGTTGACCCTGAAGGAAAGGGCCTTCGCGCTCTGTCGAAGGCTCAGTTGGATGAGATTCTCGGGCCAGCTGAGTGCACTATTGTTGATTCATTGTCAAATGATGATGTAGACTCCTATGTCCTTTCTGAGTCTAGCCTCTTTGTGCATTCGTACAAGATCATCATTAAAACCTGTGGGACTACTAAGCTGCTTTATGCTATCCCACCAATCTTGAAGCTAGCTGAAACCCTATCTCTGAAAGTAAAATCTGTGAGGTACACTCGAGGGAGCTTCATTTTCCCTGGAGCTCAATCATTTCCTCATCGCAGTTTCTCTGAAGAAGTTGCTGTCTTAGATGGTCATTTTGGGAAGCTTAGTGCAGGCAGTACAGCTTATATTATGGGTGGGTTCGACAGCCCGCAGAaatggcatgtttactctgcaTCTGCAGAATGTACTATCACATCTGACCCTGTCTACACTGTTGAAATGTGTATGACCGATTTGGACCGGGAAAAGGCTTCAATTTTCTACAAGAACAAATCAGCTTCTGCCGCTGCCATGACTGTTGATTCTGGCATAAGAAAGATTCTCCCAAACTCAAAGATCTGTGATTTTGAATTTGATCCATGTGGATATTCTATGAATGCTATTGAAGGTGCTGCTATTTCTACAATCCACATTACCCCTGAAGATGGTTTCAGCTATGCTAGCTTTGAAATGGTTGGATATAATCCAAAAGAAGTGAACCTGAGCCAACTGGTTCGCAGGGTGTTGTCATGTTTTAAACCGAGTCAGTTCTCTATTGCTGTTCATGCTGATGTTGCAGGTCAACGACTAGTGCAGACTTGTTCACTGGATGTTAAGGGATACTGTCGCGGAGAGAGTAGCTTTGAAGAGCTTGGAATGGGTGGTTCCATCGTCTACCAGAAGTTTGATATGACTACTGGAGACATCGGCTCTCCTAGGTCAACTCTTAAATGCTGCTGGAAAGAGGACGAATCGGAAGATGATTATTAG